The following coding sequences lie in one Labrus bergylta chromosome 5, fLabBer1.1, whole genome shotgun sequence genomic window:
- the LOC109984204 gene encoding calmodulin-binding transcription activator 1 isoform X8 yields MAAENKPEGLKKIRNPERMVRIAVGYTGHTPPKSDDTDANNEPGQLKIYLPKKLLECLPKCSSLPKERHRWNTNEEIAAYLITFEKHDEWLTTSPKTRPQNGSMILYNRKKVKYRKDGYCWKKRKDGKTTREDHMKLKVQGVECLYGCYVHSSIIPTFHRRCYWLLQNPDIVLVHYLNVPAVDDSGKPCGPVLCSINTDRKEWAKWSKEELIGQLKPMCAGSSLHQKCSSVKQRIISSKQESGAAPGGGAAVGTGVAAAQRLEEADGTEVQNSDVSEGQTEPSPGGGRSRAGGGGERRNGRITKPSLLPQSSMEVSSSTSTNQVEVPDTTQSSPLSITSDMADSPALAIGASLSQSTAVFMSEVTTLTGDSVYSAGHTHLLASTHESTTTGILLAVPPENQRFASFPGGVGLGEGGELVLSSSLDSSGVGISETTMTFDPDCFLNNPKQGQTYGGGGGKTEGCNGDDGGLHCSSNGFVYNQTLVNNIKTEATSLEQPLSAQSSYVGEGTGLSPSTTLEQMDFSAVMSSACVPSLSQSAHHPSQSLFLQTSPQTSEPSQLQTNSAEATQESGEAQAFIGLPTVPTDSPVSNGDPHTHLHQASSDQQGLCVRNGQGGAVGSFPLMPQETTTNQLGGRRNREVGVLDKASENGGELPIKPGDPHEAYTSVDTEHYLQPTDENGGGEGNGGGGGGGEGGGNEILCNGVSLSGASSSVVASPQSISASGGIEGPLYSSPLPQQGGGVSATATGAGAAISLEGFEASFGSQFSDLINDFISVEGSGGGVGAAVTGVLMPQEGAAGEEQGTGAGHLQSSEVEQGALGLLQETGRLFGVTDYSPEWSYPEGGVKVLITGPWLESSSEYSCLFDHISVPAALIQPGVLRCYCPAHDTGLVMLQVAMGGEVISSSVVFEYKARDLPALPSSQHDWLSLDDTQFRMSILERLEQMEQRMAEITNQNPSSETMATKGGGAEGGGATDQKSQIAPDQGSFEGRVVVVCEKMMSQPCWATSNQLVHSKNSRGMTLLHLAAAQGYAGLIQTLIRWRTKHADSIDLELEVDPLNVDHFSCTPLMWACALGHTEAALVLYQWDPRALAIPDSLGRLPLNIARSRGHTRLAELLEQLQQSPQAQGQPGDTWMDRWRGEPQTSGIGNNHTQNANPELRRAKPESQPENQSWSQAGHRAQQGEEGAPPPAKRLKPNTDTQQQLDNSTPGTQSLNTLLNSPPSHNPQGPLLPNTTQTQTSNRSCQNTPPASSSHNRSQLPSAPFSHLQARIGGSGRGTRWRQTLGQRSLARRILGKERLAIHLRRRVLSDRGEETELLTFQDNAEDLQMDITMLADHILEASNGRLKQEDMETETDSGRMRISSDVRLLSGFLAEVERFLKSKSHSPSPKTNSHSGSEDPQSPQARQALPSPFDWSSFLCAAMEEERLKSDSSCLTMTETEQGELYETIRHALHFLRKHKGPIQEQRKEIAAVIQRCYKRYKQYALYKRMTLAAILIQSRFRSFHEQRKFQQSRRAAVLIQQYYRSYRHSLGSLLTKKQNQAARKILRFLLRCRHRVREQRKARGPESPSPGSIHSPLSL; encoded by the exons TGTCTGTATGGCTGCTACGTCCACTCCTCCATCATCCCCACCTTCCATCGTAGATGctattggctgctgcag AATCCAGACATCGTGCTGGTGCACTACCTGAATGTACCAGCAGTGGACGATAGCGGGAAGCCATGTGGTCCTGTCCTCTGCTCCATCAACACAGACAGGAAGGAGTGGGCCAAGTGGAGCAAGGAGGAGCTCATTGGACAACTCAAACCCATGT GTGCTGGAAGCAGTCTGCATCAGAAATGTTCCAGTGTCAAGCAGCGCATCATCTCATCCAAGCAGGAGTCAGGGGCAGCACCTGGAGGTGGAGCAGCAGTGGGCACAGGCGTTGCGGCGGCCCAAAGACTTGAGGAAGCAGATGGCACAGAAGTCCAGAATAGCGACGTGTCAGAAGGCCAGACGGAGCCCAGTCCTGGAGGAGGCAGGAGCAGAGCgggcggaggaggagagaggaggaatggCAGGATAACTAaaccctccctcctcccacaGAGCAGCATGGAAGTGTCCTCGTCCACCTCCACAAACCAGGTGGAGGTCCCTGACACGACCCAGAGCTCCCCATTGTCAATCACCAGCGATATGGCCGACAGCCCCGCCCTCGCCATCGGGGCCAGCTTGTCACAGAGCACAGCGGTGTTCATGTCTGAGGTCACCACGCTGACCGGGGATTCGGTTTACTCCGCTGGCCACACCCACCTGCTGGCATCCACTCATGAGAGCACCACCACTGGCATCCTGTTGGCTGTTCCCCCTGAAAACCAGAGGTTTGCTTCATTTCCTGGAGGGGTGGGAttaggggagggaggagagttGGTTCTGTCCagctctctggactccagtgGAGTCGGCATATCTGAGACCACAATGACGTTCGACCCCGACTGCTTCCTCAATAATCCCAAGCAGGGTCAGACGTacggagggggcggggggaagACTGAGGGGTGTAACGGTGACGATGGAGGACTCCACTGTTCCTCTAATGGCTTTGTCTACAACCAGACCCTCGTCAACAACATCAAGACAGAAGCTACGTCCCTGGAGCAGCCGCTGTCCGCTCAAAGCAGCTACGTAGGAGAAGGGACAGGCCTCAGCCCCAGCACCACCCTAGAGCAGATGGACTTTagtgctgtgatgtcatcagccTGCGTCCCAAGCCTGAGCCAGTCTGCACACCACCCCTCACAGAGCCTCTTCCTCCAGACCTCCCCCCAGACAAGCGAACCCTCCCAGCTGCAGACCAACAGTGCTGAGGCAACCCAGGAATCAGGCGAGGCTCAGGCTTTCATAGGCCTACCCACAGTGCCAACAGACTCTCCAGTATCCAACGGTGACCCGCATACACACCTCCACCAAGCCAGCTCAGACCAGCAAGGCCTGTGTGTAAGGAATGGACAAGGAGGGGCGGTGGGCTCCTTTCCCCTGATGCCACAGGAAACAACTACCAACCAATTGGGCGGTAGGAGAAATCGGGAGGTCGGGGTCTTAGACAAGGCTTCTGAGAATGGAGGGGAGTTACCAATCAAGCCTGGAGACCCTCATGAGGCCTACACGAGTGTGGACACAGAGCACTACTTGCAACCCACAGATGAAAATGGAGGTGGAGAGGGGAACGGgggaggtggtggagggggagaaggagggggaaaTGAAATTCTCTGTAATGGTGTGAGCTTGTCAGGGGCCAGCAGTTCAGTGGTGGCCAGTCCTCAGTCTATATCTGCAAGTGGAGGTATTGAGGGGCCACTCTATAGCTCCCCTCTCCCTCAGCAGGGTGGGGGGGTGTCCGCGACAGCAACTGGGGCAGGAGCAGCCATCAGTCTGGAGGGCTTCGAGGCTTCTTTTGGAAGCCAGTTCTCTGATCTCATCAATGATTTCATCTCGGTCGAGGGCTCCGGAGGCGGGGTTGGGGCTGCAGTCACTGGGGTTCTGATGCCCCAGGAGGGGGCAGCGGGAGAAGAGCAGGGCACAGGAGCGGGCCACCTGCAGAGCTCAGAGGTGGAGCAGGGAGCTCTGGGACTGCTGCAGGAGACTGGGAGACTGTTTGGTGTAACAGACTACTCCCCAGAGTGGTCTTATCCAGAG GGTGGAGTGAAGGTTCTGATCACAGGGCCGTGGTTGGAGTCGAGTAGTGAGTACAGCTGTCTCTTTGACCACATCAGTGTCCCTGCTGCCCTCATACAGCCCGGGGTGCTGCGCTGTTACTGTCCAG CGCACGATACAGGTCTGGTGATGCTGCAGGTAGCTATGGGTGGTGAGGTTATCTCTTCCTCTGTGGTGTTTGAATACAAGGCGCGTGACCTTCCAGCCCTGCCATCCTCTCAGCATGATTGGCTGTCCCTCGATG ATACCCAGTTCAGGATGTCCATCCTGGAGCGTCTGGAGCAGATGGAACAGAGGATGGCTGAGATAACCAATCAGAACCCCAGCTCagaaaccatggcaaccaagGGTGGTggagcagaaggaggaggagccacAGATCAGAAGTCTCAA ATTGCCCCTGATCAGGGTTCGTTCGAGGGTCGCGTGGTGGTCGTGTGTGAGAAGATGATGTCTCAGCCGTGCTGGGCCACTTCTAATCAGCTCGTCCACAGTAAAAACTCCAGAGGAATGACCTTACTGCATCTGGCTGCGGCTCAGGGCTATGCAGGACTCATTCAGACACTTATTCGCTGGCG CACAAAGCATGCTGACAGTATTGACCTGGAGCTGGAGGTGGATCCTCTCAACGTGGACCACTTCTCGTGCACTCCACTG ATGTGGGCATGTGCTCTAGGGCATACAGAGGCAGCATTGGTGCTTTATCAGTGGGACCCGAGAGCTTTGGCTATTCCTGATTCACTGGGACGCCTGCCGCTCAACATCGCCCGATCTCGGGGCCACACTCGATTGGCCGAGCTCTTGGAGCAGCTGCAACAGAGTCCTCAAGCTCAGGGTCAGCCTGGTGACACTTGGATGGACAGGTGGAGAGGAGAGCCACAGACAAGCGGAATAGGCAACAACCATACCCAAAACGCTAACCCAG AGCTGAGGAGAGCCAAGCCAGAAAGCCAGCCGGAAAACCAGAGCTGGAGCCAAGCAGGACACAGAGCTCAACAGGGAGAAGAGGGAGCCCCGCCCCCAGCCAAGAGACTCaaaccaaacacagacaccCAGCAACAGCTTGATAACTCAACCCCTGGCACCCAATCCCTCAACACCCTCCTCAACTCGCCCCCGAGTCATAACCCTCAAGGTCCTCTCCTCCCAAACACCACACAAACTCAAACCTCCAACCGCAGCTGTCAAAACACACCTCCTGCCAGTTCCAGCCATAACCGGTCGCAGCTCCCCAGTGCTCCGTTCTCCCACCTGCAGGCCAGGATAGGGGGGTCTGGAAGGGGCACCAGGTGGAGGCAGACTCTGGGGCAGCGAAGCCTGGCCAGGAGGATTCTAGGAAAAGAACGACTGGCTATTCACCTGCGCCGAAGAGTGTTGTCTGACAggggagaggagacagagctgCTGACCTTTCAGGATAATGCAGAGGACCTGCAG ATGGACATTACGATGCTAGCTGATCATATCCTGGAAGCCTCAAATGGTCGGCTAAAGCAGGAGGATATGGAGACTGAAACTGACTCCGGAAGGATGAGGATCAGCAGTGATGTCAGATTACTGTCTGGTTTTCTTGCTGAGGTGGAGAG GTTTCTAAAGTCCAAGTCCCACTCTCCAAGCCCCAAAACAAACTCTCACTCAGGGTCTGAGGATCCGCAAAGTCCTCAGGCTAGACAAGCCCTCCCCTCACCCTTTGACTGGAGCTCCTTCCTCTGTGCAGCTATGGAAGAGGAGAGGTTGAAAAGTGACTCCTCCTGTCTAACCATGACTGAGACCGAACAGGGGGAGCTGTATGAGACCATCAGGCATGCTCTGCACTTTCTAAGAAAACACAAG GGTCCCATTCAGGAACAACGCAAAGAGATTGCAGCAGTGATTCAGCGCTGCTATAAGAGATACAAGCAG TATGCACTTTATAAAAGGATGACCCTGGCAGCCATCCTGATCCAGAGCCGTTTCCGGAGTTTCCATGAGCAGAGGAAGTTCCAACAAAGTCGTAGAGCAGCGGTCCTCATCCAGCAATATTACCGCTCCTATAGACACTCCCTCGG CAGCCTCCTAACGAAAAAACAGAACCAGGCTGCTCGAAAGATCCTTAGGTTCCTTCTCCGATGCCGCCACAG ggtcagagagcagagaaaggCCAGGGGTCCTGAGAGCCCATCGCCAGGCTCCATACATAGCCCTCTCAGCCTGTGA
- the LOC109984204 gene encoding calmodulin-binding transcription activator 1 isoform X6, whose product MRRAAEGKWLPKTSRKKIRNPERMVRIAVGYTGHTPPKSDDTDANNEPGQLKIYLPKKLLECLPKCSSLPKERHRWNTNEEIAAYLITFEKHDEWLTTSPKTRPQNGSMILYNRKKVKYRKDGYCWKKRKDGKTTREDHMKLKVQGVECLYGCYVHSSIIPTFHRRCYWLLQNPDIVLVHYLNVPAVDDSGKPCGPVLCSINTDRKEWAKWSKEELIGQLKPMCAGSSLHQKCSSVKQRIISSKQESGAAPGGGAAVGTGVAAAQRLEEADGTEVQNSDVSEGQTEPSPGGGRSRAGGGGERRNGRITKPSLLPQSSMEVSSSTSTNQVEVPDTTQSSPLSITSDMADSPALAIGASLSQSTAVFMSEVTTLTGDSVYSAGHTHLLASTHESTTTGILLAVPPENQRFASFPGGVGLGEGGELVLSSSLDSSGVGISETTMTFDPDCFLNNPKQGQTYGGGGGKTEGCNGDDGGLHCSSNGFVYNQTLVNNIKTEATSLEQPLSAQSSYVGEGTGLSPSTTLEQMDFSAVMSSACVPSLSQSAHHPSQSLFLQTSPQTSEPSQLQTNSAEATQESGEAQAFIGLPTVPTDSPVSNGDPHTHLHQASSDQQGLCVRNGQGGAVGSFPLMPQETTTNQLGGRRNREVGVLDKASENGGELPIKPGDPHEAYTSVDTEHYLQPTDENGGGEGNGGGGGGGEGGGNEILCNGVSLSGASSSVVASPQSISASGGIEGPLYSSPLPQQGGGVSATATGAGAAISLEGFEASFGSQFSDLINDFISVEGSGGGVGAAVTGVLMPQEGAAGEEQGTGAGHLQSSEVEQGALGLLQETGRLFGVTDYSPEWSYPEGGVKVLITGPWLESSSEYSCLFDHISVPAALIQPGVLRCYCPAHDTGLVMLQVAMGGEVISSSVVFEYKARDLPALPSSQHDWLSLDDTQFRMSILERLEQMEQRMAEITNQNPSSETMATKGGGAEGGGATDQKSQIAPDQGSFEGRVVVVCEKMMSQPCWATSNQLVHSKNSRGMTLLHLAAAQGYAGLIQTLIRWRTKHADSIDLELEVDPLNVDHFSCTPLMWACALGHTEAALVLYQWDPRALAIPDSLGRLPLNIARSRGHTRLAELLEQLQQSPQAQGQPGDTWMDRWRGEPQTSGIGNNHTQNANPELRRAKPESQPENQSWSQAGHRAQQGEEGAPPPAKRLKPNTDTQQQLDNSTPGTQSLNTLLNSPPSHNPQGPLLPNTTQTQTSNRSCQNTPPASSSHNRSQLPSAPFSHLQARIGGSGRGTRWRQTLGQRSLARRILGKERLAIHLRRRVLSDRGEETELLTFQDNAEDLQMDITMLADHILEASNGRLKQEDMETETDSGRMRISSDVRLLSGFLAEVERFLKSKSHSPSPKTNSHSGSEDPQSPQARQALPSPFDWSSFLCAAMEEERLKSDSSCLTMTETEQGELYETIRHALHFLRKHKGPIQEQRKEIAAVIQRCYKRYKQYALYKRMTLAAILIQSRFRSFHEQRKFQQSRRAAVLIQQYYRSYRHSLGSLLTKKQNQAARKILRFLLRCRHRVREQRKARGPESPSPGSIHSPLSL is encoded by the exons TGTCTGTATGGCTGCTACGTCCACTCCTCCATCATCCCCACCTTCCATCGTAGATGctattggctgctgcag AATCCAGACATCGTGCTGGTGCACTACCTGAATGTACCAGCAGTGGACGATAGCGGGAAGCCATGTGGTCCTGTCCTCTGCTCCATCAACACAGACAGGAAGGAGTGGGCCAAGTGGAGCAAGGAGGAGCTCATTGGACAACTCAAACCCATGT GTGCTGGAAGCAGTCTGCATCAGAAATGTTCCAGTGTCAAGCAGCGCATCATCTCATCCAAGCAGGAGTCAGGGGCAGCACCTGGAGGTGGAGCAGCAGTGGGCACAGGCGTTGCGGCGGCCCAAAGACTTGAGGAAGCAGATGGCACAGAAGTCCAGAATAGCGACGTGTCAGAAGGCCAGACGGAGCCCAGTCCTGGAGGAGGCAGGAGCAGAGCgggcggaggaggagagaggaggaatggCAGGATAACTAaaccctccctcctcccacaGAGCAGCATGGAAGTGTCCTCGTCCACCTCCACAAACCAGGTGGAGGTCCCTGACACGACCCAGAGCTCCCCATTGTCAATCACCAGCGATATGGCCGACAGCCCCGCCCTCGCCATCGGGGCCAGCTTGTCACAGAGCACAGCGGTGTTCATGTCTGAGGTCACCACGCTGACCGGGGATTCGGTTTACTCCGCTGGCCACACCCACCTGCTGGCATCCACTCATGAGAGCACCACCACTGGCATCCTGTTGGCTGTTCCCCCTGAAAACCAGAGGTTTGCTTCATTTCCTGGAGGGGTGGGAttaggggagggaggagagttGGTTCTGTCCagctctctggactccagtgGAGTCGGCATATCTGAGACCACAATGACGTTCGACCCCGACTGCTTCCTCAATAATCCCAAGCAGGGTCAGACGTacggagggggcggggggaagACTGAGGGGTGTAACGGTGACGATGGAGGACTCCACTGTTCCTCTAATGGCTTTGTCTACAACCAGACCCTCGTCAACAACATCAAGACAGAAGCTACGTCCCTGGAGCAGCCGCTGTCCGCTCAAAGCAGCTACGTAGGAGAAGGGACAGGCCTCAGCCCCAGCACCACCCTAGAGCAGATGGACTTTagtgctgtgatgtcatcagccTGCGTCCCAAGCCTGAGCCAGTCTGCACACCACCCCTCACAGAGCCTCTTCCTCCAGACCTCCCCCCAGACAAGCGAACCCTCCCAGCTGCAGACCAACAGTGCTGAGGCAACCCAGGAATCAGGCGAGGCTCAGGCTTTCATAGGCCTACCCACAGTGCCAACAGACTCTCCAGTATCCAACGGTGACCCGCATACACACCTCCACCAAGCCAGCTCAGACCAGCAAGGCCTGTGTGTAAGGAATGGACAAGGAGGGGCGGTGGGCTCCTTTCCCCTGATGCCACAGGAAACAACTACCAACCAATTGGGCGGTAGGAGAAATCGGGAGGTCGGGGTCTTAGACAAGGCTTCTGAGAATGGAGGGGAGTTACCAATCAAGCCTGGAGACCCTCATGAGGCCTACACGAGTGTGGACACAGAGCACTACTTGCAACCCACAGATGAAAATGGAGGTGGAGAGGGGAACGGgggaggtggtggagggggagaaggagggggaaaTGAAATTCTCTGTAATGGTGTGAGCTTGTCAGGGGCCAGCAGTTCAGTGGTGGCCAGTCCTCAGTCTATATCTGCAAGTGGAGGTATTGAGGGGCCACTCTATAGCTCCCCTCTCCCTCAGCAGGGTGGGGGGGTGTCCGCGACAGCAACTGGGGCAGGAGCAGCCATCAGTCTGGAGGGCTTCGAGGCTTCTTTTGGAAGCCAGTTCTCTGATCTCATCAATGATTTCATCTCGGTCGAGGGCTCCGGAGGCGGGGTTGGGGCTGCAGTCACTGGGGTTCTGATGCCCCAGGAGGGGGCAGCGGGAGAAGAGCAGGGCACAGGAGCGGGCCACCTGCAGAGCTCAGAGGTGGAGCAGGGAGCTCTGGGACTGCTGCAGGAGACTGGGAGACTGTTTGGTGTAACAGACTACTCCCCAGAGTGGTCTTATCCAGAG GGTGGAGTGAAGGTTCTGATCACAGGGCCGTGGTTGGAGTCGAGTAGTGAGTACAGCTGTCTCTTTGACCACATCAGTGTCCCTGCTGCCCTCATACAGCCCGGGGTGCTGCGCTGTTACTGTCCAG CGCACGATACAGGTCTGGTGATGCTGCAGGTAGCTATGGGTGGTGAGGTTATCTCTTCCTCTGTGGTGTTTGAATACAAGGCGCGTGACCTTCCAGCCCTGCCATCCTCTCAGCATGATTGGCTGTCCCTCGATG ATACCCAGTTCAGGATGTCCATCCTGGAGCGTCTGGAGCAGATGGAACAGAGGATGGCTGAGATAACCAATCAGAACCCCAGCTCagaaaccatggcaaccaagGGTGGTggagcagaaggaggaggagccacAGATCAGAAGTCTCAA ATTGCCCCTGATCAGGGTTCGTTCGAGGGTCGCGTGGTGGTCGTGTGTGAGAAGATGATGTCTCAGCCGTGCTGGGCCACTTCTAATCAGCTCGTCCACAGTAAAAACTCCAGAGGAATGACCTTACTGCATCTGGCTGCGGCTCAGGGCTATGCAGGACTCATTCAGACACTTATTCGCTGGCG CACAAAGCATGCTGACAGTATTGACCTGGAGCTGGAGGTGGATCCTCTCAACGTGGACCACTTCTCGTGCACTCCACTG ATGTGGGCATGTGCTCTAGGGCATACAGAGGCAGCATTGGTGCTTTATCAGTGGGACCCGAGAGCTTTGGCTATTCCTGATTCACTGGGACGCCTGCCGCTCAACATCGCCCGATCTCGGGGCCACACTCGATTGGCCGAGCTCTTGGAGCAGCTGCAACAGAGTCCTCAAGCTCAGGGTCAGCCTGGTGACACTTGGATGGACAGGTGGAGAGGAGAGCCACAGACAAGCGGAATAGGCAACAACCATACCCAAAACGCTAACCCAG AGCTGAGGAGAGCCAAGCCAGAAAGCCAGCCGGAAAACCAGAGCTGGAGCCAAGCAGGACACAGAGCTCAACAGGGAGAAGAGGGAGCCCCGCCCCCAGCCAAGAGACTCaaaccaaacacagacaccCAGCAACAGCTTGATAACTCAACCCCTGGCACCCAATCCCTCAACACCCTCCTCAACTCGCCCCCGAGTCATAACCCTCAAGGTCCTCTCCTCCCAAACACCACACAAACTCAAACCTCCAACCGCAGCTGTCAAAACACACCTCCTGCCAGTTCCAGCCATAACCGGTCGCAGCTCCCCAGTGCTCCGTTCTCCCACCTGCAGGCCAGGATAGGGGGGTCTGGAAGGGGCACCAGGTGGAGGCAGACTCTGGGGCAGCGAAGCCTGGCCAGGAGGATTCTAGGAAAAGAACGACTGGCTATTCACCTGCGCCGAAGAGTGTTGTCTGACAggggagaggagacagagctgCTGACCTTTCAGGATAATGCAGAGGACCTGCAG ATGGACATTACGATGCTAGCTGATCATATCCTGGAAGCCTCAAATGGTCGGCTAAAGCAGGAGGATATGGAGACTGAAACTGACTCCGGAAGGATGAGGATCAGCAGTGATGTCAGATTACTGTCTGGTTTTCTTGCTGAGGTGGAGAG GTTTCTAAAGTCCAAGTCCCACTCTCCAAGCCCCAAAACAAACTCTCACTCAGGGTCTGAGGATCCGCAAAGTCCTCAGGCTAGACAAGCCCTCCCCTCACCCTTTGACTGGAGCTCCTTCCTCTGTGCAGCTATGGAAGAGGAGAGGTTGAAAAGTGACTCCTCCTGTCTAACCATGACTGAGACCGAACAGGGGGAGCTGTATGAGACCATCAGGCATGCTCTGCACTTTCTAAGAAAACACAAG GGTCCCATTCAGGAACAACGCAAAGAGATTGCAGCAGTGATTCAGCGCTGCTATAAGAGATACAAGCAG TATGCACTTTATAAAAGGATGACCCTGGCAGCCATCCTGATCCAGAGCCGTTTCCGGAGTTTCCATGAGCAGAGGAAGTTCCAACAAAGTCGTAGAGCAGCGGTCCTCATCCAGCAATATTACCGCTCCTATAGACACTCCCTCGG CAGCCTCCTAACGAAAAAACAGAACCAGGCTGCTCGAAAGATCCTTAGGTTCCTTCTCCGATGCCGCCACAG ggtcagagagcagagaaaggCCAGGGGTCCTGAGAGCCCATCGCCAGGCTCCATACATAGCCCTCTCAGCCTGTGA